A DNA window from Streptomyces parvus contains the following coding sequences:
- a CDS encoding alginate lyase family protein has protein sequence MRTGTIPRVLGTAAALAALLTTALAAPAVAERSTTSGRAPAKAAAPADFTHPGVLVSRPQLDFVRGRVQAGAQPWKGAYDQMTESKYASLTRTAKPRAVVECGSYSNPDNGCTDEREDAIAAYTLSLAWYITQDGRYARKAIQIMDAWSAVIRDHTNSNAPLQTGWAGSTWPRAAEIIKYTYSSWPNSGRFGTMLRDVYLPEVAGGSHSNGNWELSMTEAAIGIAVFLEDRAAYDKAVGKFRGRVPAYIYVTADGSLPKVAPGSGLDTRAEVIAYWQGQSTFMDGLSQETCRDLTHTGYGLSAISHIAETSRIQGQDLYPETADRLRHAMGLHAKHQLGAPVPSSLCGGSLKDSLGPVTEVGFNALANRLGHAMTNTRTLTERQRPAGSNNLFVAWETLTHANNPA, from the coding sequence GCACCCGCCAAGGCCGCCGCCCCCGCGGACTTCACCCATCCCGGCGTGCTCGTCAGCCGTCCCCAGCTGGACTTCGTCCGGGGCCGGGTGCAGGCGGGCGCCCAGCCGTGGAAGGGCGCCTACGACCAGATGACGGAAAGCAAGTACGCCTCCCTGACCCGGACCGCCAAGCCGCGCGCGGTCGTCGAGTGCGGCTCGTACTCCAACCCCGACAACGGCTGCACGGACGAGCGCGAGGACGCCATCGCCGCGTACACGCTCTCGCTCGCCTGGTACATCACCCAGGACGGCCGGTACGCCCGGAAGGCGATCCAGATCATGGACGCCTGGTCGGCCGTGATCAGGGACCACACCAACAGCAACGCGCCGCTCCAGACCGGCTGGGCCGGCTCCACCTGGCCGCGCGCCGCCGAGATCATCAAGTACACCTACAGCAGCTGGCCCAACTCCGGCCGCTTCGGCACGATGCTGCGCGATGTCTACCTTCCCGAGGTCGCAGGCGGCTCCCACTCCAACGGGAACTGGGAGCTGTCCATGACCGAGGCGGCGATCGGGATCGCGGTCTTCCTGGAGGACCGCGCCGCCTACGACAAGGCCGTGGGGAAATTCCGCGGACGTGTCCCCGCGTACATCTATGTGACCGCCGACGGGTCGCTGCCTAAGGTCGCGCCGGGCAGCGGGCTCGACACCCGGGCCGAGGTCATCGCCTACTGGCAGGGGCAGTCCACCTTCATGGACGGGCTCTCCCAGGAGACCTGCCGGGACCTGACCCACACCGGCTACGGCCTCTCCGCCATCTCCCACATCGCCGAGACCAGCCGCATCCAGGGCCAGGACCTCTACCCGGAGACCGCCGACCGGCTGCGGCACGCGATGGGGCTGCACGCCAAGCACCAGCTGGGCGCCCCCGTGCCGTCCTCGCTCTGCGGCGGCTCCCTCAAGGACAGCCTGGGGCCGGTCACCGAGGTCGGCTTCAACGCGCTCGCCAACCGCCTCGGGCACGCCATGACCAACACGCGGACGCTGACCGAGCGGCAGCGGCCCGCCGGGTCGAACAACCTGTTCGTCGCCTGGGAGACCCTGACCCACGCGAACAACCCGGCCTGA
- a CDS encoding M4 family metallopeptidase: protein MRSTPSRRTTATGALIAAAALIAVAVPSGAATATSAPASAPLGGITAGTKADPGALPAKLSPAQRAELLSEANATKAATAKELGLGSTEKLVVRDVVQDRDGTTHTRYERTLDGLPVLGGDLVVKESAAGKTEGVSKASKATSAQLKAVGLTADVAPAAAEKQALGAAKAEGSKAEEAERAPRKVVWLGGGSPQLAYETVVGGLQHDGTPNELHVLTDATSGEKLYEWQAVHNGTGNTQYNGQVTLGTAPSYTLTDTTRGNHKTYNLNRGSSGTGTLFSGPDDIWGDGTPQNAETAGADAHYGAAETWDYYKNVHGRSGIRGDGVGAYSRVHYGNNYVNAFWQDSCFCMTYGDGSGNVKPLTSLDVAAHEMTHGLTSVTAKLVYSGESGGLNEATSDIFAAGVEFYSNTDQDPGDYLVGEKIDINGNGTPLRYMDKPSKDGSSKDYWYSGIGNVDVHYSSGPANHWFYLLSEGSGAKTVNGVNYDSPTSDGLPVTGIGRDKALQIWFKALTTKFTSTTNYAAARTGTLAVASELYGATSPEYAAVAHAWAGINVGARPGGGDPDPGGKVFENTTAVNIPDAGAAVTSAVTVSGVAGNAPSALKVDVNISHTWRGDLVIDLVAPDGTAYRLKNSSSGDSADNVVATYTVNASSEVANGVWKLKVQDVARQDTGKINSFKLTF from the coding sequence GTGAGATCCACGCCCAGCCGTCGCACCACCGCGACCGGCGCTCTGATAGCCGCAGCAGCCCTCATCGCCGTCGCCGTCCCGTCCGGCGCCGCGACCGCCACCTCCGCTCCCGCCTCGGCCCCGCTCGGCGGCATCACCGCCGGCACGAAGGCCGACCCGGGCGCCCTGCCCGCCAAGCTCTCCCCCGCCCAGCGCGCGGAGCTGCTCAGCGAGGCGAACGCCACGAAGGCGGCCACCGCCAAGGAGCTCGGTCTCGGGTCCACCGAGAAGCTCGTGGTCCGTGACGTGGTCCAGGACCGCGACGGCACCACGCACACCCGCTACGAGCGCACCCTCGACGGGCTCCCCGTCCTCGGCGGCGACCTCGTGGTCAAGGAGTCCGCGGCCGGGAAGACCGAGGGCGTCAGCAAGGCGTCGAAGGCGACCAGCGCGCAGCTGAAGGCGGTCGGCCTGACCGCCGACGTGGCCCCGGCCGCCGCCGAGAAGCAGGCGCTCGGCGCGGCCAAGGCCGAGGGGTCCAAGGCCGAGGAGGCGGAGAGGGCCCCGCGCAAGGTGGTCTGGCTGGGCGGCGGTTCCCCGCAGCTCGCGTACGAGACCGTGGTCGGCGGACTCCAGCACGACGGCACCCCGAACGAGCTGCACGTGCTCACCGACGCCACCTCGGGCGAGAAGCTCTACGAGTGGCAGGCCGTCCACAACGGCACGGGCAACACGCAGTACAACGGCCAGGTCACCCTGGGCACCGCGCCCTCGTACACCCTGACCGACACCACGCGCGGCAACCACAAGACGTACAACCTGAACCGGGGCAGCTCCGGCACCGGCACGCTGTTCTCCGGACCGGACGACATCTGGGGCGACGGCACTCCGCAGAACGCCGAGACGGCGGGCGCGGACGCGCACTACGGCGCGGCCGAGACGTGGGACTACTACAAGAACGTGCACGGCCGCTCCGGCATCCGCGGTGACGGCGTCGGCGCGTACTCCCGCGTCCACTACGGCAACAACTACGTCAACGCGTTCTGGCAGGACAGCTGCTTCTGCATGACGTACGGCGACGGCAGCGGCAACGTCAAGCCGCTGACCTCCCTGGACGTGGCCGCCCACGAGATGACGCACGGCCTGACCTCGGTCACCGCCAAGCTCGTCTACAGCGGCGAGTCCGGCGGCCTGAACGAGGCCACCTCCGACATCTTCGCCGCCGGTGTGGAGTTCTACTCCAACACCGACCAGGACCCGGGCGACTACCTGGTCGGCGAGAAGATCGACATCAACGGCAACGGCACCCCGCTGCGCTACATGGACAAGCCCTCGAAGGACGGCTCGTCCAAGGACTACTGGTACTCGGGCATCGGCAACGTCGACGTCCACTACTCCTCGGGGCCGGCGAACCACTGGTTCTACCTGCTCTCCGAGGGCAGCGGCGCCAAGACCGTCAACGGCGTCAACTACGACTCGCCGACCTCCGACGGGCTCCCGGTGACCGGCATCGGCCGGGACAAGGCGCTGCAGATCTGGTTCAAGGCGCTCACCACCAAGTTCACCTCGACGACCAACTACGCCGCCGCCCGCACCGGCACGCTCGCGGTCGCCAGTGAGCTGTACGGGGCCACCAGCCCCGAGTACGCGGCCGTGGCCCACGCCTGGGCCGGCATCAACGTGGGCGCCCGCCCCGGCGGCGGCGACCCCGACCCGGGCGGCAAGGTGTTCGAGAACACCACCGCGGTGAACATCCCGGACGCCGGTGCGGCCGTCACCAGCGCGGTCACCGTCTCCGGTGTCGCGGGCAACGCGCCGAGCGCCCTCAAGGTGGACGTGAACATCTCGCACACCTGGCGCGGTGACCTGGTCATCGACCTGGTGGCCCCGGACGGCACGGCCTACCGGCTGAAGAACTCCTCCTCCGGCGATTCCGCGGACAACGTGGTGGCGACCTACACGGTCAACGCCTCGTCCGAGGTGGCCAACGGGGTCTGGAAGCTGAAGGTCCAGGACGTCGCCCGTCAGGACACCGGAAAGATCAACAGTTTCAAGCTCACCTTCTGA
- a CDS encoding TetR/AcrR family transcriptional regulator — MNPDRRDRLRDAAIEVLARDGGRGLTHRAVDQAAEVPSGTTKNYFPTRDAVLRAVAERCLEQYLALTGQPAAHPGPADREGLVTLFRSLLENAAGPGRARLLAVLELQAEATRRPWLSGILDPMASGDFAGFELAQRAAGLPVTPQRAAVVTLALHAAVPHLLTDGPGTLAAAGLADPDRFVRDLLDTVYPPDATA; from the coding sequence GTGAATCCGGACCGGCGGGACCGGCTGCGGGACGCGGCGATCGAGGTGCTGGCCCGGGACGGCGGGCGCGGGCTGACGCACCGCGCCGTGGACCAGGCCGCCGAGGTGCCGTCCGGCACCACCAAGAACTACTTCCCGACCCGGGACGCCGTCCTCCGCGCGGTGGCGGAACGCTGCCTGGAGCAGTACCTCGCGCTCACCGGACAGCCGGCCGCCCACCCGGGCCCTGCGGACCGCGAGGGGCTGGTGACCCTCTTCCGCTCACTCCTGGAGAACGCAGCGGGACCGGGGCGCGCCCGTCTCCTCGCGGTGCTGGAGCTCCAGGCCGAGGCGACCCGGCGGCCCTGGCTCTCCGGCATCCTCGACCCGATGGCGAGCGGCGACTTCGCGGGCTTCGAGCTGGCCCAGCGCGCCGCAGGGCTGCCCGTGACCCCGCAGCGGGCCGCTGTCGTCACCCTCGCCCTGCACGCGGCGGTCCCGCACCTCCTGACGGACGGGCCCGGCACCCTCGCGGCGGCGGGACTCGCCGACCCGGACCGCTTCGTGCGCGATCTCCTGGACACGGTGTACCCGCCGGACGCGACCGCCTGA
- a CDS encoding NAD(P)/FAD-dependent oxidoreductase, whose product MAGTATVVGAGIGGLAAAIGLRRAGWSVTVLERRTELERYGAAFGIHPTAQSALDRLGVGDALREHAVPYRDAHIRTPDGSSIARLPLERIERKAGRPELLISRPYLLDALLAGLDAFGDVPVKLGERVTDVDALAAGQDLVVGADGIRSAVRTARFGDRSGPHEVGTVAWIGIADIESPVHGETWGSGRFFGLTPVEPGRTNWYATAPEATTADELRGLFAGWHDPIPRILAATDPATWIRYEMRHLHPALPSFVSAAAGPAPVALVGDAAHAMTPNLGQGACTAILDADALARALAAAPPSPAGLAGALRAYDRERRRSAQRTAFASRTLHRFMSTERTRLRNAAVRLLPG is encoded by the coding sequence ATGGCAGGGACAGCGACCGTCGTCGGCGCGGGCATCGGCGGCCTGGCGGCCGCGATCGGGCTCCGCCGCGCGGGCTGGAGCGTGACGGTGCTGGAACGCCGCACGGAACTGGAGCGGTACGGAGCGGCCTTCGGCATCCACCCCACCGCACAGTCCGCGCTCGACCGCCTGGGTGTCGGCGACGCGCTGCGTGAGCACGCCGTCCCCTACCGCGACGCGCACATCCGCACCCCGGACGGCTCCTCCATCGCCCGCCTCCCGCTGGAACGCATCGAACGCAAGGCGGGCCGCCCCGAACTCCTCATCTCCCGCCCGTACTTGCTCGACGCCCTGCTCGCGGGCCTGGACGCCTTCGGTGACGTACCGGTCAAACTCGGCGAGCGGGTCACCGACGTGGACGCCCTGGCCGCCGGGCAGGACCTGGTGGTCGGCGCCGACGGCATCCGCAGCGCCGTCCGCACCGCCCGCTTCGGCGACCGCAGCGGCCCGCACGAGGTCGGCACCGTCGCCTGGATCGGCATCGCCGACATCGAGAGCCCGGTGCACGGCGAGACCTGGGGGAGCGGCCGCTTCTTCGGACTGACCCCGGTCGAACCGGGCCGCACCAACTGGTACGCCACCGCCCCCGAGGCCACCACGGCCGACGAACTGCGCGGCCTCTTCGCCGGCTGGCACGACCCGATCCCGCGCATCCTGGCCGCCACCGACCCGGCGACCTGGATCCGCTACGAGATGCGCCACCTGCACCCGGCGCTGCCGTCCTTCGTCTCCGCCGCCGCAGGCCCTGCCCCCGTGGCCCTGGTCGGCGACGCGGCCCACGCCATGACGCCCAACCTGGGCCAGGGAGCCTGCACCGCGATCCTCGACGCGGACGCCCTGGCCCGCGCGCTCGCCGCGGCGCCCCCGAGCCCGGCGGGCCTCGCCGGCGCCCTGCGCGCCTACGACCGCGAACGCCGCCGCAGCGCCCAGCGGACCGCCTTCGCCTCGCGGACCCTGCACCGCTTCATGAGCACGGAACGCACCCGGCTGCGGAACGCGGCGGTGCGGCTGCTGCCGGGGTGA
- a CDS encoding phosphatase PAP2 family protein → MRAADGPGAAGVPADETGGSCRTGTAGATVAAALRDLRAIDGAVYAAVAATPTPTLDTALRRLSRAADRSKLSLGIAAGLAVFPGRPRQAAGAGLGAVAMASASANLLAKRLVHRRRPDREAAPVTVARQVPMPASASFPSGHTASAVAFAIGAGAVLPGALLPLWSLASAIACSRVHYPGDVAAGAVLGVASAVTARRLSRELPGRRTT, encoded by the coding sequence ATGAGGGCGGCGGACGGGCCCGGTGCCGCCGGCGTTCCCGCCGACGAGACGGGCGGGTCGTGCCGGACCGGGACCGCGGGGGCGACCGTCGCCGCCGCGCTGCGCGACCTGCGCGCCATCGACGGTGCCGTGTACGCGGCAGTGGCCGCCACGCCCACCCCCACGCTGGACACGGCGCTGCGGCGGCTGTCCCGGGCGGCCGACCGCTCCAAGCTCTCGCTGGGCATCGCCGCCGGGCTCGCCGTCTTCCCCGGACGGCCCCGGCAGGCGGCAGGTGCGGGGCTCGGCGCGGTCGCCATGGCCTCCGCCTCCGCGAACCTGCTCGCCAAACGCCTGGTCCACCGGCGTCGCCCCGACCGGGAGGCAGCCCCGGTCACGGTCGCACGCCAGGTTCCCATGCCCGCTTCCGCTTCCTTCCCGTCCGGCCACACCGCCTCGGCCGTCGCCTTCGCCATCGGAGCCGGCGCCGTCCTGCCGGGGGCCCTGCTGCCGCTCTGGAGCCTGGCGAGCGCCATCGCCTGCTCCCGCGTCCACTACCCCGGCGACGTGGCCGCCGGCGCGGTCCTCGGCGTCGCGAGCGCGGTGACGGCACGCCGGCTGAGCAGGGAGCTCCCGGGAAGACGTACAACGTGA
- a CDS encoding diacylglycerol kinase family protein translates to MALAAVVAVLCLALVDVGVLVFVAGIAGLALSAVGLWWLLSLRGLPRLLGALLAVAAPVAVLAYYIWRGVWVWALLALVLYGLALVCGRAAMRAHGKAYVVRGSAGRRPRQPFLIMNPRSGGGKVGRFGLVEKAERLGARVHLLDTEGGGTDVEELAREAAANGADLLGVAGGDGTQALVAGVAAEHGLPFLVIPAGTRNHFAMDLGLDRTDPARCLDALTDGEELRVDLGLVNGRPFVNTVSFGAYADIVQQPEYRDAKAGTALALLPDLLGTEGRRLDAAAGEKLLTGQQAVLVTNNPYARPDPLAAGLRPRLDRGKLGVIAVRVESAAQAADLAVRGAHAQGVVFATVRGVEVTAPEDLIPVAVDGEALMLPAPVLCTVRRRALRVLVPRTRPGTVAPASPLNWRWIAALALGRAR, encoded by the coding sequence GTGGCACTCGCGGCCGTGGTCGCGGTGCTGTGCCTGGCGCTCGTCGACGTCGGGGTGCTGGTCTTCGTCGCCGGGATCGCAGGGCTGGCCCTGTCCGCCGTGGGCCTGTGGTGGCTGCTCTCCCTGCGCGGGCTGCCCCGCCTGCTGGGCGCACTCCTCGCGGTCGCCGCGCCGGTCGCGGTGCTCGCCTACTACATCTGGCGGGGCGTCTGGGTCTGGGCGCTGCTCGCCCTGGTGCTGTACGGCCTGGCCCTGGTCTGCGGCCGGGCGGCGATGCGCGCGCACGGCAAGGCGTACGTGGTGCGCGGCAGCGCCGGACGTCGGCCGCGGCAGCCCTTCCTCATCATGAATCCGCGCTCCGGCGGCGGGAAGGTCGGGCGCTTCGGCCTTGTGGAGAAGGCCGAACGGCTCGGTGCGCGGGTGCACTTGCTCGACACCGAGGGCGGCGGGACCGATGTGGAGGAGCTGGCGCGCGAGGCTGCCGCGAACGGTGCCGACCTGCTCGGAGTGGCCGGCGGGGACGGTACGCAGGCGCTGGTCGCGGGGGTCGCGGCCGAGCACGGGCTGCCTTTCCTGGTGATCCCGGCGGGCACGCGCAACCACTTCGCCATGGACCTCGGCCTCGACCGCACCGACCCGGCCCGCTGCCTGGACGCGCTGACCGACGGCGAGGAACTCCGCGTCGACCTGGGCTTGGTGAACGGGCGGCCCTTCGTCAACACCGTGTCCTTCGGGGCGTACGCGGATATCGTGCAGCAGCCCGAGTACCGCGACGCGAAGGCGGGGACCGCGCTCGCGCTGCTGCCCGACCTGCTCGGGACGGAGGGCAGGCGCCTCGACGCGGCCGCCGGGGAGAAGCTGCTCACCGGACAGCAGGCCGTCCTCGTGACCAACAATCCCTATGCCAGACCCGATCCGCTCGCCGCGGGTCTGCGACCGCGCCTGGACCGCGGCAAGCTCGGGGTGATCGCCGTGCGCGTGGAGAGCGCGGCCCAGGCCGCCGACCTCGCCGTGCGAGGCGCGCACGCGCAGGGCGTCGTCTTCGCCACGGTGCGCGGAGTCGAGGTGACGGCCCCGGAAGACCTGATTCCGGTCGCGGTGGACGGTGAGGCGCTGATGCTGCCGGCTCCGGTCCTCTGCACGGTGCGGCGCCGGGCCCTGCGCGTCCTGGTCCCCCGCACCCGGCCGGGCACCGTGGCCCCGGCGTCACCGCTGAACTGGCGCTGGATCGCGGCGCTGGCCCTTGGGCGTGCGCGATGA